In the Arachis duranensis cultivar V14167 unplaced genomic scaffold, aradu.V14167.gnm2.J7QH unplaced_Scaffold_130314, whole genome shotgun sequence genome, GAAATAAGTAATGATTTTTCCTTCACTATGCTCTGTAGCTTCTTTGCCTCAAAGTCAAGTCGAGGTTGATCTGTAATTACAAGCTCAATACGAGGGATACACCAATTTACAGTTAATATATATCAGTTCTATGCTTGAGGGAACTGAGTCATAGATACGATTTAAATTCTGAACTCAGGAATAACAGTGATCATTAATGAACAGGAATAGATATAATCAGTCTCATCAGAAATTCAGAATTACAAGTTGATGCGTAAAGGCCATAAATCTTTAATATGTTCTAATCATGTGTAGGATTATGCGTGCCAAAATGAAAAAACAAGGAACGTATGTCAAAAATTCCAAACTAGTTCCAGGTAAAAAGGGTACAGTTACATTTGTCTTCAGCATTGCAGGATTTGCAATAACATGAAAAAATTGTTGCCATAATGAATTCAAACCATTAGACTGTAACATAGGTAATTTCAATAAAGATGAATTTTCGCATGCAACTAAAACAAACAGATAAATACAACAAAGACACATGCTTgataattcaaatatcaaattgaTAATTCAGTCTAGACTCCAAACAAATGCATGAAATATGGCTTGTATTTCCATCCAGCATTAATATATTAAAGCATATAACAAGGAAATCAATCATCTgtcataaatatttattttcctAAAATGCACTCAATCTAAGATTTGTTACCGAACTTTACTGTCAAATAACCACGACATACAAATGATAACTAAGCAAGACTTTTGCACAAGCACAttgggagaaaagaaaaatggaaaggttttttattttgtggcACTACTAACAGAGGCATGCATTTATGGTATTTTGATTCATTGTCCCTATATTTTACTTCTTTAGAGGGTAGGGTGGGATGGAATGACCAATTAACCTGTTTCCAAGATAGTGTGGGCAGCATGGAATGGGATGCTGGCAAACATATCAGTTCCTGGAAACATCATCCACGTCTTCTCGAATGAATCATGGTTACCACAGGTGTTACACACTTCTTGCACCAAGGGTCTTGACCTCGACCCTTCGACTCCCTTCATCATCGATTCAAAAGGAGTCGGAACACTAGTCTTGGTTGTCCGAGCCCTCTTCCTTAATGCAGTCAGTGCTTCTCTATTCCCATTTCTCAATTTATCATTCTCAACCATCTGCATTTTTTACCCAAATAGGACAGACAGTTAAGTACCGACTTAATTCCACAGAAAAGCCATTTAAAGGGTCTGATGAGGGTATGGTAATGAATTGATGATTGAGATTCCTCAATGAAGTTGTTACCTGATGCCgggccaaaagaagaagctcGGCTTCCAGTTCCACTTCTGTTAATTTTTGTTGGAATTGTTTCATGGTAGGATCCATATTCCAAGAAAGAAACTCCTGCGAGTTgcaaataaaaaacatattttcaagctaatgaaataatgatGGACACCAATTTCAGAAGAGTTATGAGATTCGGTTGACAATCAAGAAGTTACACTAACAATTTTtgataatcttaaaaaaaaaaactgatagCTGATATATAAACACACAATTTTTATGGAAATCAGAATTTTATTAACTCATTCatataaaaaacacaaataatagaatttctaaaaaacataaattgcagTTAAAAATGGAACATTCATGAACAAACTATTGCAGCAATTTCAGCATTAAAACAGTTGCCAATTACAACAATTGCATCCAAAACAAATTGCGAGTAAACAAAACATAAATCGATACAAGAAGCGAAAAAATAAGTGTTCGATATTGGGTACTTTGGCAAGAAGTGAGAGCAAATTGGAGAGCAAGGTCACCTATACTAATCAAAAATCACTAAAATAGGGACTGGCAACGAATTGAGGACATAAATTAACAAAACCGAACTTCGGATCCATGGTTTACCTACAGGAATGCGGATACGACGACAGTGACGAGCACGGAGGCAGCAGCGACGGTGGAGAGTGAAGCCGATGTGAGATATTGAGACTCAGAGAGCAAGCTAGACTTTgtaatttactatgagtttggcAAATTACATATagtttagcaaaaaaaaaaaccactgCGAGGCCAATAAGCCCCAATTACATCATCAAAAACTAACTGCTTAAGAGAGAGGCGGGTTTGACTAAAAAAAGAGAGGAGGCGAATTCCAGTAATGTATATTAATATCCAAATCCATGATTGATCCGCTCAAAATATTAGATCATTGGGTTATTAATTCAATTGTTGAATCACTGATTGAATCTATAgatctaatttaattaaataatNNNNNNNNNNNNNNNNNNNNNNNNNNNNNNNNNNNNNNNNNNNNNNNNNNNNNNNNNNNNNNNNNNNNNNNNNNNNNNNNNNNNNNNNNNNNNNNNNNNNNNNNNNNNNNNNNNNNNNNNNNNNNNNNNNNNNNNNNNNNNNNNNNNNNNNNNNNNNNNNNNNNNNNNNNNNNNNNNNNNNNNNNNNNNNNNNNNNNNNNNNNNNNNNNNNNNNNNNNNNNNNNNNNNNNNNNNNNNNNNNNNNNNNNNNNNNNNNNNNNNNNNNNNNNNNNNNNNNNNNNNNNNNNNNNNNNNNNNNNNNNNNNNNNNNNNNNNNNNNNNNNNNNNNNNNNNNNNNNNNNNNNNNNNNNNNNNNNNNNNNNNNNNNNNNNNNNNNNNNNNNNNNNNNNNNNNNNNNNNNNNNNNNNNNNNNNNNNNNNNNNNNNNNNNNNNNNNNNNNNNNNNNNNNNNNNNNNNNNNNNNNNNNNNNNNNNNNNNNNNNNNNNNNNNNNNNNNNNNNNNNNNNNNNNNNNNNNNNNNNNNNNNNNNNNNNNNNNNNNNNNNNNNNNNNNNNNNNNNNNNNNNNNNNNNNNNNNNNNNNNNNNNNNNNNNNNNNNNNNNNNNNNNNNNNNNNNNNNNNNNNNNNNNNNNNNNNNNNNNNNNNNNNNNNNNNNNNNNNNNNNNNNNNNNNNNNNNNNNNNNNNNNNNNNNNNNNNNNNNNNNNNNNNNNNNNNNNNNNNNNNNNNNNNNNNNNNNNNNNNNNNNNNNNNNNNNNNNNNNNNNNNNNNNNNNNNNNNNNNNNNNNNNNNNNNNNNNNNNNNNNNNNNNNNNNNNNNNNNNNNNNNNNNNNNNNNNNNNNNNNNNNNNNNNNNNNNNNNNNNNNNNNNNNNNNNNNNNNNNNNNNNNNNNNNNNNNNNNNNNNNNNNNNNNNNNNNNNNNNNNNNNNNNNNNNNNNNNNNNNNNNNNNNNNNNNNNNNNNNNNNNNNNNNNNNNNNNNNNNNNNNNNNNNNNNNNNNNNNNNNNNNNNNNNNNNNNNNNNNNNNNNNNNNNNNNNNNNNNNNNNNNNNNNNNNNNNNNNNNNNNNNNNNNNNNNNNNNNNNNNNNNNNNNNNNNNNNNNNNNNNNNNNNNNNNNNNNNNNNNNNNNNNNNNNNNNNNNNNNNNNNNNNNNNNNNNNNNNNNNNNNNNNNNNNNNNNNNNNNNNNNNNNNNNNNNNNNNNNNNNNNNNNNNNNNNNNNNNNNNNNNNNNNNNNNNNNNNNNNNNNNNNNNNNNNNNNNNNNNNNNNNNNNNNNNNNNNNNNNNNNNNNNNNNNNNNNNNNNNNNNNNNNNNNNNNNNNNNNNNNNNNNNNNNNNNNNNNNNNNNNNNNNNNNNNNNNNNNNNNNNNNNNNNNNNNNNNNNNNNNNNNNNNNNNNNNNNNNNNNNNNNNNNNNNNNNNNNNNNNNNNNNNNNNNNNNNNNNNNNNNNNNNNNNNNNNNNNNNNNNNNNNNNNNNNNNNNNNNNNNNNNNNNNNNNNNNNNNNNNNNNNNNNNNNNNNNNNNNNNNNNNNNNNNNNNNNNNNNNNNNNNNNNNNNNNNNNNNNNNNNNNNNNNNNNNNNNNNNNNNNNNNNNNNNNNNNNNNNNNNNNNNNNNNNNNNNNNNNNNNNNNNNNNNNNNNNNNNNNNNNNNNNNNNNNNNNNNNNNNNNNNNNNNNNNNNNNNNNNNNNNNNNNNNNNNNNNNNNNNNNNNNNNNNNNNNNNNNNNNNNNNNNNNNNNNNNNNNNNNNNNNNNNNNNNNNNNNNNNNNNNNNNNNNNNNNNNNNNNNNNNNNNNNNNNNNNNNNNNNNNNNNNNNNNNNNNNNNNNNNNNNNNNNNNNNNNNNNNNNNNNNNNNNNNNNNNNNNNNNNNNNNNNNNNNNNNNNNNNNNNNNNNNNNNNNNNNNNNNNNNNNNNNNNNNNNNNNNNNNNNNNNNNNNNNNNNNNNNNNNNNNNNNNNNNNNNNNNNNNNNNNNNNNNNNNNNNNNNNNNNNNNNNNNNNNNNNNNNNNNNNNNNNNNNNNNNNNNNNNNNNNNNNNNNNNNNNNNNNNNNNNNNNNNNNNNNNNNNNNNNNNNNNNNNNNNNNNNNNNNNNNNNNNNNNNNNNNNNNNNNNNNNNNNNNNNNNNNNNNNNNNNNNNNNNNNNNNNNNNNNNNNNNNNNNNNNNNNNNNNNNNNNNNNNNNNNNNNNNNNNNNNNNNNNNNNNNNNNNNNNNNNNNNNNNNNNNNNNNNNNNNNNNNNNNNNNNNNNNNNNNNNNNNNNNNNNNNNNNNNNNNNNNNNNNNNNNNNNNNNNNNNNNNNNNNNNNNNNNNNNNNNNNNNNNNNNNNNNNNNNNNNNNNNNNNNNNNNNNNNNNNNNNNNNNNNNNNNNNNNNNNNNNNNNNNNNNNNNNNNNNNNNNNNNNNNNNNNNNNNNNNNNNNNNNNNNNNNNNNNNNNNNNNNNNNNNNNNNNNNNNNNNNNNNNNNNNNNNNNNNNNNNNNNNNNNNNNNNNNNNNNNNNNNNNNNNNNNNNNNNNNNNNNNNNNNNNNNNNNNNNNNNNNNNNNNNNNNNNNNNNNNNNNNNNNNNNNNNNNNNNNNNNNNNNNNNNNNNNNNNNNNNNNNNNNNNNNNNNNNNNNNNNNNNNNNNNNNNNNNNNNNNNNNNNNNNNNNNNNNNNNNNNNNNNNNNNNNNNNNNNNNNNNNNNNNNNNNNNNNNNNNNNNNNNNNNNNNNNNNNNNNNNNNNNNNNNNNNNNNNNNNNNNNNNNNNNNNNNNNNNNNNNNNNNNNNNNNNNNNNNNNNNNNNNNNNNNNNNNNNNNNNNNNNNNNNNNNNNNNNNNNNGATAAACCGCTGGTTGAACCGGTAAAACCGGtttcacataaataaaaaatataaaatactaaaaatagtcATAAACTTAATAAATTCAACATTATGTTGCATTTCCGTTTCTTCAAGGCTATACTCAAAACTAATCTTCAAAGGATTGTAagcatatttttgttttatttgcatTAGAGCTATACATATTTGCTATTGGTTTTATGATCATATCATATATAATAGTTAACAAAGAGAGTTTTTATTTAGAAGGTAATTTATTCATctattcattattattatcatcatcaacagGCGAGAGCATTCCAGATGTAATAGCCATCttcagaacaaaaataaaaaactaaaagcaggaatttatttatttttatacatagATGAAAATTATAGTTTAggctattttctttgtttgtttttttatttctggTTAAGGTGTTAGAACTTTTGGCACACTAACTAACAGGTTTTCACACAGAAAATACCCAATAAGTTTTCAAGGAGACATGGAAGCGCTCTTTCAAATCCAGTGTTTCTTAAGCCTCCAGATGGCACTCTATGGAAAGTGTATTGGACAAAAAAGAATAGTGATGAAGTTTGGTTTGTAAAAGGATGGAAGGAATTTACCAAAAACTACTCTCTTAATGAAGGACATTTAGTTGTGTTTAAATATGAAGAAACTTCTCAGTTTGATGTAATCATACTTGAGATAAATGATCTAGAAAGGGTTGGTGCATTTGTTCTGTATTGTTGTGAGTGTGTGTTTGGTGCAACTGAAAGCAGAAGATGCATACAAGTATTTCACAGCACAAGCATATTCATCCTAGAGACCTAGACAAGCATTAGTCAACAAGCAAtcttaaatagttaaatttcCTATTCAGCAAGAAAAGGATATTCATATTTCATAGATTCAAGCATATAATTCATATTTCATATTTCAAGAACAAAtcaataaaacaacaaattttcaAGTTTTTAACAAGCATGTAAAACACAGaacaaatcaacaaaacaaCATAATTCATATTTCATAGATTCAAGCTTTCAACAAGCATATTCATCCCAGAAATTTCAACAAGCATATTCATAACACTGTAACAGCAAGAAGTGCAGAACAGAGCAGACTACAGAGGAGAACTGGAGCTAACCTGTTTGACAGAGCAGAAGAGCGAGGCAACGGCGAGTTCGACGGCGCAGCAAGGGCGAGTTTGACGGCGCAGCAAGGGCGACGGCGACGGCGATGATGGACAGCCGCGGCTCTGTTCTGTTCGGCTGTTCCTACTTCCTTAGTTCTTTCAGAGTTCAGGCCGGCGGTGAGACGAAGAGGATGACGGCGGGCGGCTGGGGGCTGGGGGCTGGGTGAGTGAGGTGAGGCGGAGGGCTGATAGGGTTAGGCTTAGGCGCCGTTAGGGTTGGGGGGAAAAGGGGAAAGTGGAAACTGGGGTGGGGGTGGGGATTGGTAGCCCGTAgggcttttcttttttttaaaaaaaaataaaccaaaaccaCGTCGTTTtggaaaaggaataaaaaaaaacatttccAAACCGGTCGGTTAACCAGAAACCGCCGGTTTTTCGATTTTCATCAAAACTGGCCAGTTTAACCCGGTTCGAAACGGTTCTCTTTCTTATCCGGTTACATCACTCAACCGAATCGACTATGGGTCCGGTTCACCGGTTTTCAGATCGAACCGATCGATCCAGTTCGGTCCGATTCTTACAACTATGACTAAAACTGTACGCAAATACATGAAAAGTGGTTTATTTTACTGAAATTGTAGAGAGTTTGAAGAGAAAACAATTCATTTCTTGAATGATTGCTGCTTTTGTTATTTGAAACTTCAAAGATATAACTACAAAATGGTTTTTCCGGTTGAACCAGTAAATCAGTGAACCAATGATGAAAGCGATTGACCGGTCtggttctcaataccttgttgAGCAGTCAATCGATTTTACAGAATTTTTCACGTAAAATTTCGATTTTTTCTGCCTTGTCCTTGAGTGAGTGCTCCCCGATCGTGTTTTCCTTGGCGTGCACGTGTTATGCTTGTCACAAGCCTTGTAAAGGCTTTTCTCTTCCCCTTTAGATTCGATGTGAAGTATTGAAGCATTATGAAACTAAATGAAGGAATAACTTTGTGATGTTAAATTGCAAAATATGAAAACGATGGGTTATACCCTCTTAGCTTTGCTACTAGACCATGCTATTTCTTGGAATTTACTATGTTAATTAATGTATatatttacataaaatattcaagtaaattatttttttatttatttaatttaattttaattttatactcaCTCTTCTTTAGATtaactatatttttaattatacacttgttaaaataaatactaaattttattaaatatttaaaaataaaaaaataaaaaaaatttattaatcataacatgttttttattgaaatagaaataatagttaattaacaaaaagataaaaaacatattataaaaaaaataaaataaaattttatataattattcctCTCTTTTTTTAGTCAAACCCGCCTCTCTCTTAAGCAGTTAGTTTTTGATGATGTAATTGGGGCTTATTGGCCTCGcagtggtttttttttttgctaaactATATGTAATTTgccaaactcatagtaaattacAAAGTCTAGCTTGCTCTCTGAGTCTCAATATCTCACATCGGCTTCACTCTCCACCGTCGCTGCTGCCTCCGTGCTCGTCACTGTCGTCGTATCCGCATTCCTGTAGGTAAACCATGGATCCGAAGTTCGGTTGTTAATTTATGTCCTTAATTCGTTGCCAGTCCCTATTTTAGTGCTTTTTGATTAGTATAGGTGACCTTGCTCTCCAATTTGCTCTCACTTCTTGCCAAAGTACCCAATATCGAACACTTATTTTTTCGCTTCTTGTATCGATTTATGTTTTGTTTACTCGCAATTTGTTTTGGATGCAATTGTTGTAATTGGCAACTGTTTTAATGCTGAAATTGCTGCAATAGTTTGTTCATGAATGTTCCATTTTTAActgcaatttatgttttttagaaattctattatttgtgttttttatatGAATGAGTTAATAAAATTCTGATTTCCATAAAAATTGTGTGTTTATATATCAGctatcagttttttttttttaagattatcaAAAATTGTTAGTGTAACTTCTTGATTGTCAACCGAATCTCATAACTCTTCTGAAATTGGTGTCCatcattatttcattagcttgaaaatatgttttttatttgcAACTCGCAGGAGTTTCTTTCTTGGAATATGGATCCTACCATGAAACAATTCCAACAAAAATTAACAGAAGTGGAACTGGAAGCCgagcttcttcttttggcccGGCATCAGGTAACAACTTCATTGAGGAATCTCAATCATCAGTTCATTACCATACCCTCATCAGACCCTTTAAATGGCTTTTCTGTGGAATTAAGTCGGTACTTAACTGTCTGTCCTATTTGGGTAAAAAATGCAGATGGTTGATAATGATAAATTGAGAAATGGGAATAGAGAAGCACTGACTGCATTAAGGAAGAGGGCTCGGACAACCAAGACTAGTGTTCCGACTCCTTTTGAATCGATGATGAAGGGAGTCGAAGGGTTGAGGTCAAGACCCTTGGTGCAAGAAGTGTGTAACACCTGTGGTAACCATGATTCATTCGAGAAGACGTGGATGATATTTCCAGGAACTGATATGTTTGCCAGCATCCCATTCCATGCTGCCCACACTATCTTGGAAACAGGTTAATTGGTCATTCCATCCCACCCTACCCTCTAAAGAAGTAAAATATAGGGACAATGAATCAAAATACCATAAATGCATGCCTCTGTTAGTAGTGCCACAAAATAAAAAccctttccatttttcttttctcccaaTGTGCTTGTGCAAAAGTCTTGCTTAGTTATCATTTGTATGTCGTGGTTATTTGACAGTAAAGTTCGGTAAAAATCTTAGATTGAGTGCATTTTaggaaaataaatatttatgacAGATGATTGGTTTCCTTGTTATATGCTTTAATATATTAATGCTGGATGGAAATACAAGCCATATTTCATGCATTTGTTTGGAGTCTAGACTAGCGAAAATTCATCTTTATTGAAATTACCTATGTTACAGTCTAATGGTTTGAATTCATTATGGCAACAATTTTTTCATGTTACTGCAAATCCTGCAATGCTGAAGACAAATGTAACTGTACCCTTTTTACCTGGAACTAGTTTGGAATTTTTGACATACGTTCCTTGTTTTTTCATCTTGACACGCATAATCCTACACATGATTAGAACATATTAAAGATTTATGGCCCTTACGCATCAACTTGTAATTCTGAATTTCTGATGAGACTGATTATATCTATTCCTGTTCATTAATGATCACTGTTATTCCTGAGTTCAGAATTTAAATCGTATCTATGACTCAGTTCCCTCAAGCATAGAACTGATATATATTAACTGTAAATTGGTGTATCCCTCGTATTGAGCTTGTAATTACAGATCAACCTCGACTTGACTTTGAGGCAAAGAAGCTACAGAGCATAGTGAAGGAAAAATCATTACTTATTTCAGAGACAGGTGCCCTTGCTGATAAGATAGGACCAGGCGTGGTTAGATCTCTTGTAACCTTAAACGACAAGTCAAAGTAAAGATGCCTGAGCTTACGACTGTGTGGCGACCAAGTTTTTCTTATATCAATTAGTTACAAAATGGCTATGTGTTCTAGAAGAAATCTTCTTAGGGTATCTGGGTAGCTTATCTAATCTTATCTCTtgtaattataaaccaaatgcTTATTTTAAATCCTCAAGTTTACCTCTTGGTTACTTCATTCAATGTAATGGAGATTTTGCCACAGATTTCTGGTATTTAAAACCTGGGTTGTCAAAGGTTCCCGTAATTAAATGGATATTAGTGAAGTTCTAGTCAAAGATTCAATGGATTAATATtgatttttggttgaaattgaatGGCAGTGTAAttaaaggttttgcaatttaattagtttttcttTCTGGGATTCTTCTAAGGGTATTCTTTTTGAAGGCGCAGTGTACTTATGTCATTACTCACTGAATGGATAAGCCTTAGTTTGATAGATAAACTCTGTATGATTGTTGATTAATAACTACAAATCTGTAGTTACTAAATTCCCTATAATTGTCAGTGATACGACAGAGAATAATATAagctattaattatttatatatcaccATAGTCCATAATTGtcagtaattattattattattattataactatatattgcgttaattaattataatatgtaTGTTGTTAACCTGGCCGGATAATTGCTATTTCTTGGTGTCTACTTCTGAATGAGAACGAGATGAAAGTAAAAGAATAACATTTTGTTGAGAATCATCAAATTTTAGAATAAGGTCAAAGTGAGTTCCCAAATGTGAAAATAAGGGGATACATATTATGCTTAAGATGTATcccaaatatatattttacaggCCATGCACTTCATTTTCTTTAGGAATATTTTGaactttttttatcaattacaaaaaaatttataaacgtGATTACTTTCATATGACATGATCATGTCCTTATAGTTGAAGAGCAGCATAACCTTAATCGCCAGCATTGTTTGTTTCTCAAAGCAAAGAGGTATCTTGGAAAACCTTCAACATTTCCATGAAAAATCTTAAGCAAAAACAAATTACTTATGTATTAGGAACCATACAACAAAATTATAAACATGAATTTGAATATGATTACCCGTATGTTGTAAACATGGATTAATACTTACAAATATGATGATTAGCAACCAAGTTGTTTTCCAGCatttgcataccattctgggATCAAAATATCATCTTGACCAATGGCTCTTCGTCGTTGATCATCTGGAACTGCGGCATCACACAATCTTTTTGCCTCGCTATGCTACATATTATCAAGTCAATATAcaaatgaataagaaaattttgacaaaaacaAACTGCTATTAATAGTTGTTAGAATCCATTTTACATTGACTGAAGCATGATATTTTCCCAAAGCAATCTCCTGCAAGATCTGGGCTGCCACctgtatttttaaaatgtttatttgaaaaataaaaataaaaatcaaactttGGAAATACATAAGCACTTACATGTCAGAATCAGTATGGAAAAAAAGAACAAACCTAAAATcatgttcataagaagaaaaatgaatgcAAGGTAGTGTGATTAATAGACAATTAAATCCGGTTAAAGATTAAGCTCTTAAGCGTTCTCCAAGGCAAACTAAAACTAGAGGAAGAGAACTCATCCCAAAAGGTAAAATTACTACTAGTCGCAGATTCAATGGTAAGGTAAACAAACCTTGTTCTTGGTCCACCaatgataaaataaagatatttttaaaaaaatatttcaagcTTTCAAAGATTGCCCTTTCTAAAAACCTATTTGCTATGGCATATTAATCACATGGAATTCACATTCAAAATATTTGGAGATACAAAATTTGATACAGACAAATCcaaaagctaattttaatttatatttatattttattgacaTCCCCTGTCTACTATATAGACTAGGGGACACTCTTGCAAGAGTTACAAGAAAATCAACCGTTAAACAAATAAAGCTCAAAGTCAAATATGACATTACATGACGATATTTACTTGTGCAGAAATAGGAGTcaattcattcaagaattaaagGGTACCTCCCCACCATTGATGCTTTCTTCATAGCATGGCTTCAAACTCATTGCCCGTTCAAGATAAGGTTTCCAATGACCAGAGAGTAAAGCATTCCTACTCATTTCAATGCCACCTTGATAATGCTaagggagaaaataaaagacaattAAAAAGAGATCAAGAAAACACTGAGAATGAAATTTGAGAGAGATAGAGACAGTGAGCACTTCGAGCATTTTTCTTAGAAAAGGTTCTTCATTGAAATATTCTCTATGTACAAAGACAAAAGGACACTTGTATGCCAGGGCTTCACTCACACTGCCATATCCAAGTTTTCCTAAAAAATTCAAAGGTGCTATtagcatattattttttttccagcTCCAAACCAAGGGAAATTTCATACTAACCGATCATGCAGTCAGATGCTGCAATAATATCAGGTGTATAAACATTTTTGGGAAGTTTTTTGAAGTTTGCAGGAAGGTCTTGAGTGTCAGAAGCACCACAAACCTGGATCGTAAAAGCAACACAACCAATTAAGAATTGTATACTAATCGAGGAACAATtttaatcaaacatatataaagAAGAATCATTGATGAGTACCAGGCACAACCAACCAAAAGGCAAAAACTCATCCTTCAGTTTCAATTCTGATGGCTGGAGACAAGGATAGACAGTATATAGTCAGGAAGAATTCAGAATGTCTGATGACGGTAGTGGCTCTGCTTATACTGAGGCCAATGGTCCAAATACAGGAAACACTTAAAAATATAAGGTCACGATGAAGTAACAAATTCATAAAACGAAGATTGATCCAACAAACAATTAGCAAGAAAACTGTAAACTGTGTTCATAATTCAAATCAGTATTTAATTGAAGGTTCAGATGAAGTGAATTGGAGGCTTGAACACTTACAGAAACAAATTGCTTCAAAGTAAACTATTTTATAACcagataaatatatatataattctagtACCTAAAAATGGAATTTAAGGAATAACCTGGCCACCAAAGTTGAGAATGACTAGTTTCACATTGTCTGCTATCCCTAGTTCTTCCCTCACCTTTTCAACAACGAAAATTACATGGTCATAGATTAGGAACGAAACCATCGTATGGAAAATCTCCGCAAAGGTTCATGTTGTACTGTTGCAGTACCTCTTCTGTGGATTTATACAGCCTCCTCACAACAAGAGGCACATCAATAACA is a window encoding:
- the LOC107472176 gene encoding uncharacterized protein LOC107472176, which gives rise to MDPTMKQFQQKLTEVELEAELLLLARHQMVENDKLRNGNREALTALRKRARTTKTSVPTPFESMMKGVEGSRSRPLVQEVCNTCGNHDSFEKTWMMFPGTDMFASIPFHAAHTILETDQPRLDFEAKKLQSIVKEKSLLISETGALADKIGPGVVRSLVTLND
- the LOC107472177 gene encoding uncharacterized protein LOC107472177 — protein: MDPTMKQFQQKLTEVELEAELLLLARHQMVDNDKLRNGNREALTALRKRARTTKTSVPTPFESMMKGVEGLRSRPLVQEVCNTCGNHDSFEKTWMIFPGTDMFASIPFHAAHTILETDQPRLDFEAKKLQSIVKEKSLLISETGALADKIGPGVVRSLVTLNDKSK
- the LOC107472174 gene encoding L-arabinokinase, which codes for DTFIHFFFKVVLECGAVQSDALTVDPLATLERYTEETVKPRASILAKEAEWLKFINADLVVSDVVSTVCRVAADVGIPSVCVANFSWDIIYLDYVMAAGPDSRSIVLQIAEDYSNCNFLIRLPGYCPMPAFRNVIDVPLVVRRLYKSTEEVREELGIADNVKLVILNFGGQPSELKLKDEFLPFGWLCLVCGASDTQDLPANFKKLPKNVYTPDIIAASDCMIGKLGYGSVSEALAYKCPFVFVHREYFNEEPFLRKMLEHYQGGIEMSRNALLSGHWKPYLERAMSLKPCYEESINGGEVAAQILQEIALGKYHASVNHSEAKRLCDAAVPDDQRRRAIGQDDILIPEWYANAGKQLGC